From Enterococcus mediterraneensis, the proteins below share one genomic window:
- the ftsY gene encoding signal recognition particle-docking protein FtsY translates to MGFFDKIKKAFTGETAQETETVEVQEKYDKGLEKTRKTFGERMNELFANFRTVDEDFFEELEETLIGADVGFDTAIKISEALRQEVKLRNAKKPAEVQNAIIEKLVDLYEAEGINEVNELNIQPEGLTVMLFVGVNGVGKTTSIGKLAHQYKQEGKKVLLAAADTFRAGAIDQLVVWGERADVEVVRGKAGSDPAAVVFDALKKAKEQQADILLVDTAGRLQNKVNLMNELEKIKRVIQREVPEAPHEVLLVLDATTGQNAMVQAKQFKETTNVTGLVLTKLDGTAKGGIVLAIRNELHLPVKLVGLGEGIDDLEMFDPNDFVVGLFKGLLKSEND, encoded by the coding sequence ATGGGATTTTTTGATAAGATCAAAAAGGCTTTTACCGGCGAAACAGCGCAAGAGACCGAAACTGTTGAAGTACAGGAAAAGTATGACAAAGGCTTGGAAAAGACCCGCAAAACATTCGGCGAACGGATGAATGAACTATTTGCCAACTTCAGAACAGTTGATGAAGACTTTTTCGAAGAGTTGGAAGAAACGTTGATCGGCGCTGACGTGGGCTTTGATACAGCTATCAAGATCAGTGAAGCGTTGCGGCAAGAAGTCAAATTGCGCAATGCGAAAAAACCAGCGGAAGTACAAAACGCGATTATTGAAAAGTTAGTGGATCTTTATGAAGCAGAAGGGATCAATGAAGTCAATGAGCTGAACATCCAGCCTGAAGGATTGACAGTCATGCTCTTTGTCGGAGTCAATGGTGTCGGAAAGACTACCAGCATCGGGAAATTGGCTCATCAGTACAAACAAGAAGGCAAGAAAGTCCTGTTGGCAGCAGCCGATACCTTCCGGGCCGGCGCCATTGATCAGTTAGTGGTCTGGGGTGAGCGGGCGGATGTTGAAGTCGTTCGCGGCAAAGCCGGCAGTGATCCGGCGGCAGTCGTTTTTGACGCGTTGAAAAAAGCAAAAGAACAGCAAGCTGACATTTTACTGGTAGATACTGCTGGTCGGTTGCAAAACAAAGTCAATCTGATGAATGAATTAGAAAAAATCAAACGGGTCATCCAACGGGAAGTCCCAGAAGCGCCCCATGAGGTATTATTGGTCTTAGATGCTACAACCGGACAAAATGCCATGGTCCAAGCGAAGCAATTCAAAGAAACAACCAATGTCACCGGTCTTGTCTTAACTAAGTTAGACGGGACTGCAAAAGGCGGGATCGTTTTAGCGATCCGCAACGAGCTGCATCTGCCGGTAAAACTAGTAGGATTAGGCGAAGGGATCGATGATCTGGAAATGTTTGATCCGAATGATTTTGTCGTAGGTCTGTTCAAAGGACTGCTGAAATCAGAAAACGATTGA
- the gshAB gene encoding bifunctional glutamate--cysteine ligase GshA/glutathione synthetase GshB: protein MNFQTLLKAATVQPYLMHARFGVEKESQRVDATGELVKSDHPQTLGNRSYHPYIQTDFSETQMELITPVADSPTELMCWLAAIHDVAFRSMEDMLWPLSMPPALPEKEEEIILAKLDAFEDVLYRRYLAKEYGRRKQMVSGIHFNFEFSKKLIISLFEKQTEIKNCEDFKTEVYLRVTRNYLRYRWLITYLYGASPVSEARYFLKDGPNEPVRSIRSSKYGYTNHDDVKVSYESLEIYLKNIGQMIEEGKLSEEKEFYAPVRLRGGKKVADLKQTGIRYIELRNIDLNPFAPYGIDQQQVEFLHVFLLFMLWKEEGNTADEWVAEGNEKNNLVALEHPTDATAYHQEGTELLAEIKEMAAELRLPLSEDFFDFVEKALEDPAKTFAAKLYQASQKTSQAQVAVKLAQSYHEAAWKHPYQLAGFREMELSTQILMFDAIQKGITVEVLDEEDQFLKLQYSDHVEYVKNANMTGKDPYVVPLMMANKTVTKKVLAQAGFRVPEGDEFRNKTQALAAYPRYIDQGIVVKPKTTNYGLGISIFKNGASQEDYQKAVEIAFAEDTAILVEEFLPGTEYRFFVLDGKVRGIMLRVPANVVGDGKRTITQLVAEKNQDPLRGTHHRAPLELIQLGELEQLMLKEQGYTVDSVPKKDTIVYLRENSNVSTGGDSIDVTDEFSADYKQLAVSAVHALGAKISGIDLVIPDKSQPASSDKAYGIIEANFNPAMHMHVYPYAGKSRRLTMDVLRFLFPEITK from the coding sequence ATGAATTTTCAAACTCTATTAAAAGCAGCAACCGTTCAACCTTATCTTATGCATGCCCGTTTCGGTGTAGAAAAGGAAAGTCAGCGGGTAGATGCGACAGGCGAATTAGTCAAAAGCGATCATCCGCAAACCCTTGGCAACCGATCCTATCATCCGTACATTCAAACGGATTTTTCTGAAACACAGATGGAACTGATCACACCTGTAGCAGATTCTCCCACAGAATTGATGTGTTGGTTGGCAGCGATCCATGATGTTGCCTTCCGGTCGATGGAGGACATGCTGTGGCCGTTGAGTATGCCGCCAGCATTACCGGAAAAAGAAGAAGAGATCATCTTGGCAAAGCTGGATGCCTTTGAAGATGTATTATACCGACGCTATCTGGCGAAAGAATACGGCCGCCGCAAGCAAATGGTCAGCGGCATCCATTTCAACTTTGAATTCTCGAAAAAATTGATCATAAGCTTGTTTGAAAAACAAACTGAGATCAAAAACTGTGAAGATTTTAAAACAGAAGTTTATTTGCGGGTGACCCGCAATTATTTACGGTACCGTTGGCTGATCACCTATCTGTATGGCGCTTCGCCAGTCAGTGAAGCACGCTATTTTCTGAAAGATGGACCTAATGAACCAGTCCGCAGTATCCGCAGCAGTAAATATGGTTATACAAATCATGATGATGTGAAAGTTTCCTATGAAAGCCTAGAGATTTACTTGAAAAATATCGGCCAGATGATCGAAGAAGGCAAACTTTCAGAAGAAAAGGAATTTTATGCGCCGGTACGTTTACGGGGCGGGAAAAAAGTCGCTGATCTAAAACAGACAGGGATCCGTTACATCGAATTGCGCAATATCGATCTGAACCCGTTCGCTCCTTACGGAATCGATCAGCAGCAAGTGGAATTTCTCCATGTCTTTCTTTTGTTTATGCTTTGGAAAGAAGAAGGGAACACCGCTGATGAATGGGTAGCAGAAGGCAATGAAAAGAACAACTTGGTAGCTTTGGAACATCCGACTGACGCTACCGCTTATCATCAAGAAGGTACGGAATTATTGGCAGAAATAAAAGAGATGGCAGCAGAATTGCGATTGCCGCTATCGGAGGACTTCTTTGATTTTGTCGAAAAAGCACTGGAAGATCCTGCTAAAACTTTTGCCGCTAAACTCTATCAAGCCAGTCAAAAAACTTCTCAAGCCCAAGTTGCTGTAAAATTAGCGCAAAGCTATCATGAAGCTGCTTGGAAGCACCCGTATCAGTTGGCAGGTTTTCGCGAGATGGAATTATCGACCCAGATCTTGATGTTTGATGCCATTCAAAAGGGTATCACGGTCGAAGTTTTGGATGAAGAGGATCAATTTTTGAAATTGCAGTATTCTGATCATGTGGAATATGTCAAAAATGCCAATATGACTGGTAAAGATCCTTATGTAGTCCCATTGATGATGGCCAATAAAACGGTGACTAAAAAAGTCTTGGCGCAAGCCGGTTTTCGTGTGCCGGAAGGAGACGAATTCCGTAATAAAACGCAAGCGCTGGCAGCATATCCCCGTTACATTGATCAAGGGATCGTAGTAAAACCTAAGACAACGAATTATGGTCTGGGGATCTCGATCTTTAAAAATGGCGCAAGCCAAGAAGACTATCAAAAAGCTGTTGAGATCGCCTTTGCGGAAGATACAGCTATCTTGGTGGAAGAATTTCTGCCGGGTACGGAATACCGTTTCTTTGTTTTAGACGGCAAAGTTCGCGGAATCATGCTGCGAGTGCCAGCTAATGTAGTGGGAGACGGGAAGCGGACCATCACACAATTAGTCGCAGAAAAAAATCAAGATCCGTTGCGGGGAACTCATCACCGTGCACCGTTGGAATTGATCCAATTAGGCGAGTTAGAACAGCTGATGTTGAAAGAGCAGGGATATACTGTTGATTCGGTCCCTAAAAAAGATACCATCGTTTATTTACGGGAAAATTCCAACGTTTCGACTGGCGGAGACTCCATCGATGTAACGGATGAATTTTCCGCGGATTATAAACAACTGGCTGTTTCTGCTGTTCATGCGCTGGGGGCGAAGATCAGCGGGATTGATCTGGTGATCCCGGATAAATCACAACCTGCTTCCAGCGATAAGGCCTACGGGATCATTGAAGCAAACTTCAATCCGGCGATGCATATGCACGTATATCCTTATGCAGGGAAAAGCCGTCGTTTGACGATGGATGTTTTGCGATTCCTTTTTCCAGAGATCACAAAATAA
- a CDS encoding YueI family protein: protein MAEDQIQKHLDKGRYGTPLVKPEEQHKYMGTFRERCYLSMTIAEMKKIENQEKLIHELEKHQDASILLNGQIPSDLQGTYIRLATKHQAKFTVVNDVEDRPDAFGLLVTAKEAVNEPVIDVEEKYPENKTAEEPEDRPEEGFWKKLFH from the coding sequence ATGGCAGAAGATCAAATCCAAAAACACTTAGATAAGGGTCGTTACGGGACTCCTTTAGTCAAACCTGAAGAACAGCACAAATATATGGGGACTTTCCGGGAACGCTGCTACCTCAGCATGACGATCGCTGAAATGAAGAAAATTGAGAATCAAGAAAAACTGATTCATGAATTAGAAAAACACCAAGATGCTTCGATCCTCTTGAATGGTCAGATCCCTTCTGATCTGCAAGGCACCTACATCCGTTTAGCAACTAAGCATCAAGCAAAATTTACGGTGGTCAACGACGTGGAAGATCGCCCGGATGCATTTGGACTGCTTGTAACAGCCAAAGAAGCTGTCAATGAACCGGTGATCGATGTGGAAGAAAAATATCCTGAGAACAAAACAGCAGAAGAGCCGGAAGATCGCCCAGAAGAAGGATTTTGGAAGAAATTATTCCACTAA